Proteins co-encoded in one Paraburkholderia terrae genomic window:
- a CDS encoding ATP-binding cassette domain-containing protein, with product MSLYTITGAQLAFGHVALLDHADFSLEAGERVGLIGRNGAGKSSLLKIVAELARPDDGLVTRQQDLVTVYVPQEPEFDADVTVFDTVAAGLTHASALLDEYNTVAHELAETPEGAQHDALLARMNALQSSLDTTDAWNWRTRVATTLAQIGLDGDARVGSLSGGMQKRVALARALVVQPDVLLLDEPTNHLDFDGIRWLEELLISQRAGLLFITHDRAFLDRVATRIVELDRGRLLSYPGNFSAYQTRKAQQLEVERVENEKFDKLLAQEEVWIRKGVEARRTRSVGRIARLVQMRNDRAERRNVQGNVKLDVGQGEKSGKIVAELTDVTKRYGERTVVDRFSATVMRGDKIGFIGPNGAGKTTLLKLILGELQPDDGKVRIGTNLQVAYFDQMRAQLDLDKSLGDTISPGSDWVEINGQRKHVMSYLGDFLFAPERARSPVKSLSGGERNRLLLARLFARPANVLVLDEPTNDLDIPTLELLEELLTDYDGTVLLVSHDRAFLDNVVTSVIASEGEGKWREYVGGFTDWQIQRERSEQIAQQDVLKEAPKETAAKDSAAGRNAQRTVKLSFKEQRELEALPEKIASLEAEQKAIGAQIEDGSIFVKDAQEGTRLTQRYAAIDEELLVAIERWDELESKRK from the coding sequence ATGTCGCTTTACACCATCACGGGCGCGCAACTGGCGTTCGGCCACGTCGCGCTGCTCGATCACGCGGATTTCTCTCTCGAAGCCGGCGAGCGCGTCGGGCTGATCGGCCGCAACGGCGCGGGCAAGTCGTCGCTGCTGAAGATCGTCGCCGAACTCGCCAGACCGGACGATGGCCTCGTCACGCGCCAGCAGGATCTCGTCACCGTGTACGTGCCGCAGGAGCCCGAATTCGACGCGGACGTCACCGTGTTCGACACGGTCGCGGCGGGCCTCACGCACGCGAGCGCGCTGCTCGACGAATACAACACGGTCGCGCACGAGCTGGCGGAAACGCCGGAAGGCGCGCAGCACGACGCGTTGCTTGCGCGCATGAACGCGCTGCAATCGTCGCTCGATACCACCGATGCCTGGAACTGGCGCACACGCGTCGCCACGACGCTCGCGCAGATCGGCCTCGATGGCGACGCGCGGGTCGGCTCGCTGTCGGGCGGCATGCAAAAGCGCGTCGCGCTGGCGCGGGCGCTCGTCGTGCAGCCGGACGTGCTGCTGCTGGACGAGCCGACCAACCATCTGGACTTCGACGGCATTCGCTGGCTGGAAGAATTGCTGATCTCGCAGCGTGCCGGTTTGCTGTTCATCACCCACGACCGCGCGTTTCTCGATCGCGTCGCGACGCGTATCGTCGAACTGGATCGCGGGCGGTTGTTGTCGTATCCGGGCAATTTCTCCGCGTATCAGACGCGCAAGGCGCAGCAACTGGAAGTGGAGCGGGTCGAAAACGAGAAGTTCGACAAGCTGCTCGCGCAGGAAGAAGTGTGGATTCGCAAGGGCGTCGAGGCGCGGCGCACGCGCAGCGTCGGGCGCATCGCGCGGCTCGTGCAGATGCGCAATGACCGCGCAGAACGCCGCAATGTGCAAGGCAACGTGAAGCTCGACGTCGGGCAGGGCGAAAAGTCCGGCAAGATCGTCGCCGAACTGACGGACGTGACGAAGCGGTATGGCGAGCGCACGGTGGTCGATCGCTTTTCCGCAACGGTGATGCGCGGCGACAAGATCGGCTTCATCGGTCCGAACGGCGCGGGCAAGACGACACTGCTCAAGCTGATTCTCGGCGAACTGCAGCCGGACGACGGCAAGGTGCGCATCGGCACCAACCTGCAAGTCGCTTACTTCGACCAGATGCGCGCCCAGCTCGATCTGGACAAGAGCCTCGGCGATACGATCAGCCCCGGCAGCGACTGGGTCGAGATCAATGGCCAGCGAAAGCACGTGATGAGCTATCTCGGCGACTTTCTGTTCGCGCCCGAGCGCGCGCGTTCGCCAGTGAAGTCGCTGTCGGGCGGCGAGCGCAACCGTCTGCTGCTCGCGCGTCTCTTTGCGCGTCCGGCGAACGTGCTGGTGCTCGACGAGCCGACCAACGACCTCGACATCCCGACGCTCGAACTGCTCGAAGAACTGCTGACGGACTACGACGGCACGGTACTGCTGGTGAGCCATGACCGCGCGTTTCTGGACAACGTGGTGACGTCGGTGATTGCGTCGGAGGGCGAGGGCAAGTGGCGCGAATATGTCGGCGGCTTTACCGACTGGCAGATCCAGCGCGAGCGTTCCGAGCAGATCGCGCAGCAGGATGTGTTGAAAGAGGCGCCGAAGGAAACCGCGGCCAAGGACAGCGCGGCAGGCCGTAACGCGCAGCGTACGGTGAAGCTTTCATTCAAGGAACAGCGCGAGCTGGAGGCGCTGCCCGAGAAGATTGCCTCGCTCGAAGCGGAGCAGAAGGCGATCGGCGCGCAGATCGAGGACGGTTCCATTTTCGTGAAGGACGCGCAAGAAGGCACGCGGCTGACCCAGCGCTACGCGGCGATCGACGAGGAACTGCTCGTGGCGATTGAACGGTGGGATGAGTTGGAGAGTAAGCGGAAGTAG
- a CDS encoding DUF4399 domain-containing protein, protein MLNNRWLAGAACAGMLVLSGAAHAAGVSFVEPKDGATVSNPIHVKFAVDGMKVVPAGTMTEGTGHHHLIIDGQPLPKGEVIPANDKSLHFGKGQTETEITLPPGDHTLTLDFGDGAHRSYGPEMSKTITIHVK, encoded by the coding sequence ATGCTGAATAACAGATGGTTGGCCGGCGCAGCGTGCGCAGGCATGCTGGTCTTGTCGGGCGCGGCGCATGCCGCGGGCGTCTCGTTCGTCGAGCCGAAGGACGGCGCGACCGTGAGCAACCCCATTCACGTGAAGTTTGCCGTCGACGGCATGAAGGTCGTTCCCGCGGGCACGATGACGGAAGGCACGGGGCATCATCATCTGATCATCGACGGGCAGCCGCTGCCGAAGGGCGAAGTCATTCCCGCCAACGACAAGTCGCTACATTTCGGCAAGGGCCAGACGGAAACGGAGATCACGCTGCCGCCGGGCGATCACACCTTGACGCTCGATTTCGGCGACGGTGCGCACCGTTCGTATGGCCCGGAGATGAGCAAGACGATCACGATTCACGTGAAGTAA
- a CDS encoding rubredoxin, with protein sequence MSEVIEYKSWVCLICGWIYNEEEGLPEEGIEAGTRFADIPVDWRCPLCDVGKAEFAVVEF encoded by the coding sequence GTGAGTGAAGTGATCGAATATAAGAGCTGGGTCTGTCTGATTTGCGGCTGGATCTATAACGAAGAGGAAGGTTTGCCCGAGGAAGGTATCGAAGCGGGTACGCGTTTCGCCGATATCCCCGTGGACTGGCGCTGCCCGCTGTGCGATGTGGGCAAGGCTGAATTTGCTGTAGTCGAGTTCTGA
- a CDS encoding class I SAM-dependent methyltransferase: protein MTDAHYADPRLVALYDALNPFAADTRFYIDLAARTEASRIVDIGCGTGLLACELARRGHTVTGVDPSPAMLDIARRRPGGDRVEWIEGDAAQLGAKSADLAVMTGHVAQVFLDDTSFDATLAAAQATLRPGGRLAFESRNPSVSPWMAWTPELSRRVIDDPRYGAVEIWQQLIEANNDRVRFDTQYRFLRDGDTVVAPSHLRFRTQASLSEALVKAGFSDLEWFGDWSRSPVDHASRELIVVARRD from the coding sequence ATGACCGATGCTCACTACGCCGATCCGCGTCTCGTCGCGCTCTACGACGCGCTCAACCCGTTCGCCGCCGACACGCGCTTCTATATTGACCTGGCCGCACGCACGGAGGCCTCGCGCATCGTCGATATCGGCTGCGGCACGGGGCTACTCGCCTGTGAACTGGCCCGGCGCGGCCATACGGTGACGGGCGTCGATCCGTCGCCGGCGATGCTCGATATCGCCCGCCGACGGCCAGGCGGCGACCGGGTGGAATGGATAGAAGGCGACGCGGCGCAACTAGGCGCAAAGTCCGCCGATCTCGCCGTGATGACAGGCCACGTCGCGCAGGTTTTCCTCGACGATACGAGCTTCGATGCCACGCTAGCCGCTGCACAAGCCACGTTGCGTCCCGGCGGACGGCTCGCCTTCGAAAGCCGCAATCCATCCGTGTCGCCGTGGATGGCGTGGACGCCTGAACTGTCGCGCCGCGTGATCGACGACCCGCGCTACGGCGCCGTCGAAATCTGGCAGCAACTCATCGAAGCAAACAATGACCGCGTTCGCTTCGACACCCAGTATCGATTCCTTCGAGACGGCGACACGGTCGTCGCGCCCAGCCACCTGCGTTTTCGCACGCAGGCCTCGCTGAGCGAAGCGCTCGTGAAAGCGGGTTTCAGCGACCTGGAATGGTTCGGCGACTGGTCCCGATCGCCCGTCGATCATGCGAGCCGCGAACTGATCGTCGTCGCAAGGCGCGACTGA